CGACAGCGGGACGCGTCCGAGCAGCGCCCGTTTGAGAGCGGGACCGGCGAGAGGACGGAGGATCGGCGTCGGCACGGGCTGCGCCTCGCCGCCGACGGTCGCGGTGCAACCGGCGGCGATCATCGCCACCGCCGGCAATACCGTCAAAGACCAACGCTTCTTCATGCACTCTTTTGTGTTTCTTGCCCTGGATTCGCCCCCCGCCATGGCGACCCGAAGCGCGGCGGCGAATATCGTTGCTTACTACGTGATTACCAGGAGTTCACCATCGCGGGCGATTCAAACGCCGTGGGCACAACCAAATTACAGCGGAACCGCAGCAACGTCTCAGCCTGCAATGTGCGGATCGTCACCGTCAGCCCAGGGCGCTGACCTTGTCCATCATGGCGCGCGCGACGTCGATCCCGCTGTTGTCCAGCGTGGCTGACCCCGGGTCGGAAGTGCGCCGCTCACCGAAGAAGACCACCTCGACCTCGACGAGGCAGTTCGACCGGACGCCGATCGCCCGAGCCTGAGGCGTGGGCCGCAGCGGCGGCATGTTGGGCAGCGTCGACGTCGCGGTATTCGTCGCCGCGATAACGGAATCCGTGACGCGAACGTCGCTGATGACGTTCGTCGTGCTGATCGGGCCCGTTTGTTCCGTCGTCGTTGTGCCGTTGCACTTCCGCCACTGGTCGGCGAATTGGAGGAACCGCGCCTGAGCCGCCGCGGCGGAAGGTAGCGACACCACACCCTCGATCACGGTGATCACCTGCGCCGGCTCGCCGTTGTTCCACCACGACTCCGACGCGACATCCCTGACGTCGGCGGAGCTGTAGACGTTCCTCTGCAGCATCGCCGTCACGCCCAGGCAATCGGGGGGCGACACGACGTCGCCGTCCCGGTGGTAGAGCTTCTCGGGGCCGCCGACGTCGGGCGCGTTACGGGCGACGAAGGGCTGGTTCAGCATCCGCGACAGCGTGACGTCGTCGAGCAGCACCTGCCTGACGGTTGCGCCGGTGATGGGTTGCGGCTTGAGATTCGGCGCCGGCTTCGCGGTGCCGTCAACCACCGAACCGCAACCCGCCGTCAACGCGGCGACCACCGTCAACGCCGTCACGGCCCGGAATGTGCGCACGGTTACTTCTTGCCCTTGTCCCCGGCCGCGTCGGTCGACAACGCTGCGACGAACGCTTCCTGAGGCACATCGACCCGGCCGATGGTCTTCATCCGCTTCTTGCCTTCCTTCTGCTTTTCCAGCAGCTTGCGCTTGCGGGTGATGTCACCGCCGTAGCACTTCGACAGCACGTCCTTGCGGATCGCGCGAATATTCTCGCGCGCAATGATTTTCGACCCGATCGCGGCCTGCACCGGTACCTCGAACTGCTGGCGCGGGATGAGTTCTTTGAGCTTGGTGGTCATCTTGTTGCCATACGCCGAGGCCCCGTCCTTGTGCACGATCGCGCTGAACGCGTCCACCGCCTCGCCCTGCAGGAGGATGTCGACCTTGACCAGGTCGGCCTCCTGCTCACCGGCCTCCTCGTAGTCGAGGCTGGCGTAGCCGCGGGTCCGGGACTTCAGCGAGTCGAAGAAGTCGAAGATGATCTCCCCCAGCGGCATGGTGTAGCGCAGTTCCACCCGCTCCGGCGACAGGTAGTCCATGCCGCCCAGTTCGCCGCGGCGCGACTGACACAATTCCATGATGGTGCCGATGAATTCGCTCGGCGCGATGACGGTGACCTTTACCACAGGCTCGTACACCGAACGCACCTTGCCTTCGGGCCAGTCCGACGGATTGGTCACCACGATCTCGGTGCCGTCCTCTTTGATCACGCGGTAAACAACGTTCGGCGACGTCGAGATGAGGTCCAGGTCGAATTCGCGTTCCAACCGCTCGCGGGTGATCTCCATGTGCAGCAAACCCAAGAAGCCACAACGGAATCCGAAGCCCAACGCCACCGAGGTCTCCGGCTCGTAGGTCAGGGCCGCGTCGTTGAGCTGAAGCTTGTCCAGGGCGTCGCGCAGGTCCGGATAGTCCGAGCCGTCAACGGGATACAGGCCCGAGTAGACCATGGGCTTGGGTTCTCGGTAACCGGTCAGCGCCTCCTTGGCGCCGTTGCGGGCCGTCGTCACGGTGTCGCCGACCTTGGATTGGCGGACGTCCTTGACGCCGGTGATCAAGTAGCCCACCTCCCCCACCCCCAGGCCCTCGCTGGGCTTGGGTTCGGGTGAGACAATGCCCACCTCCAGCAATTCGTGCGTGGCGCCGGTCGACATCATCAGGATGCGTTCACGGGGAACGATCTTGCCGTCCACCACGCGGACATACGTCACCACGCCGCGGTAAATGTCGTAGACGGAGTCGAAGATCATCGCGCGGGTCGGGGCGTCAGCGTCACCCTGCGGGGGCGGGACCTGGCGCACCACTTCGTCGAGCAGTTGGCCCACACCCTCACCGGTCTTGCCGGAGACGCGCAACACGTCGTCGGGCTCGCAGCCGATGATGTGGGCGATCTCGCCCGCGTAGCGGTCCGGGTCGGCGGCCGGCAAGTCGATCTTGTTGAGCACCGGGATGATGGTCAGGTCCCGGTCGAGCGCCAGGTAGAGGTTGGCCAGCGTCTGCGCTTCGATGCCCTGGGCGGCGTCGACCAGCAGGATCGCCCCCTCGCACGCCTCCAGCGCGCGCGACACCTCATAGGTGAAGTCGACGTGCCCCGGGGTATCGATGAGGTGCAGGACAAATTCTTTTCCGGCGTCGTCGCCGCCCGATACCGTCCAGGGCAGCCGCACGTTCTGCGCCTTGATGGTGATGCCGCGTTCGCGCTCGATGTCCATTCGGTCCAGGTACTGGGCACGCATGGAGCGCTCGTCGACGACGCCGGTGAGCTGGAGCATCCGGTCGGCCAGCGTGGACTTGCCGTGGTCGATGTGAGCGATGATGCAGAAATTCCTAATCTGCGCCGGCGCGGTGAAGGTCTTGTCGGCGAAACTGCTGATGGGAATCTCCTGGTCTAGGCCGCGCCTCGCGGCGACTCGTGGGCATGTCCAGGGTAGCTATCCCGCCGCCGCGGCACACTCGGACACGATCGCGCCCGCCCGCTCACGCTCTATGCTGCGAATATGGCGTCTGCCAAGAAATCACAATGGAAGACGTTTCGGCGGTTCGCGGAGAACCTGGTCGTCACCGGGGCTCCGCGCCTGGTCCGACATCTGGAGAATTCGCAGACCGTGCTGCGGGAGCTGCAGCAGGCCGTGAAGATCACCGCGAACGTCATCGCCGCGGCCGCGCCGCAGCCGCCCGCCGCGGTGACCGCGGGCCGTCCTGTGACCAGCGCCAGCTTTCCCACGGCGCAGCGGGCACGCAAGCTGGTCTACGCGCCGGATCTCGACGGCCGGGCCGATCCCGGGGAGGTGGTCTGGACCTGGGTGGTCTACGAGGACGACCCGACCCGCGGTAAGGACCGGCCGGTGCTCGTCGTGGGCCGCGACCGCAGCGTTCTGCTGGGCCTGATCATGTCGAGCCAGGAGCGCCACGCCGCCGACCCGAACTGGGTCGGGATCGGCACCGGGGGCTGGGATTACGAGGGCAGAGAGAGCTGGGTGCGGCTGGACCGGGTGCTCGACGTCCCCGAGGAGGGCATCCGCCGCGAGGGCGCGATCATGGACCGCGAAGTCTTCGACCTGGTAGCCGCCCGACTGCGCGCCGAGTACTCCTGGCGCTAATCCTTCGGCCAGCGTGTAACCACGGCGAAAAAAACGGCCGGATTTTCGCCCTGAGTTCACGCTCGGCGAGCGAGCGCCCCGTCAGCCCTGCGTGATGTAGGAGTGCAGCTGCTGCTGCTCGGCCTCGAGCTCTTCCATCCGGGTCTTCACCACGTCACCGATGCTGACGATGCCGATCAGCTGCTTGCCCTCGAGCACCGGCACGTGTCGCACCCGGTTGTTGGTCATGAGCGCGCTGAGCGAGTCGACGGTGTCGGACTTCGTGCAGGTGGCAACCGTGGCGGTCATGATCTGCGAGACCGGGTGGGTCAGCACGTCGGGGCCGTGCGCGTGCAGTTGGCGCACGACGTCGCGCTCCGAGACCATGCCGACGACCCCGTCGTCACCGACCACGACCATGGCCCCGATGTTCCGCTCGGCCAGGCCGGCGAGCAGGTCCCTAACGGGGGCGTCCGGGGTGATCGTCGCCACCGCCGCACCCTTGTTCCGCAAGACGTCTGCGATACGCATCGGGGCCTCCCGCCGGTTGTGATCCGATTCACACAGGCTACGGCTATCTGGCCCGGCGGAAAAGCCGCTGGGGGAACCTGTCGTACCGCGGACCGGGTTGATTGCGAGGATGAGGCCATGATCGAGATCACCCTGCTCGGAACCGGCAGCCCCATCCCCGACCCGAACCGCGCCGGGCCGTCGACCCTGATCCGGGCCGACGGCCAGGTGTTCCTCGTGGATTGCGGGCGTGGGGTGCTGCAGCGCGCGGCCGCCATCGGCGTGGGTGCCGCCGGGCTGTCCGCGTTATTGATCACCCACCTGCACAGCGACCATATCGGCGACCTCGGCGACTTCCTCATCACGCGGTGGATCAGCACTTTCGCACCGGATCCCGCGCCGCTGCCGATCATCGGGCCGCCGGGCACCGCCGAGACCGTCGAGGCGACGCTCAAGGCGTTCGGCCACGACATCGGCTACCGGATCGCGCACCATGCCGACCTCAACGAGCCGCCCGCGGTCGAGGTGCACGAACACACCCAGGGACCGGTGTGGGACCGCGACGGCGTCACCATCCGGGTGGCACCCACCGACCACCGGCCCGTGGCACCGACGATCGGGTTCCGCATCGAATCCGGCTCCTCGTCGGTGGTGCTCGCCGGGGACACGGTGCCCTGCTCGGGCCTGGACGGGCTGGCGCGCGGCGCAGACGCCCTGGTGCACACCGTGATTCGCAAGGACATCCTCGGCAGCATTCCGCAGCAGCGCGTGCGGGACGTCTGCGACTACCACTCGTCGGTGCAGGAGGCGGCCGCGACCGCGGCGCGTGCGGGGGTGGGCACGCTGGTCATGACGCACTACGTGCCGGCGTTAGTCCCGGGCCAGGAGGAACAGTGGCGGGCGCTGGCCGCCCACGAGTTCGGCGGGCGGATCGAGCTCGGCGACGACTTGCACCGCGTGGAGGTGTAGATCTTCGCCGCTAGCCACACCGCGGCGACCCGCCGCGCCCGGCTCCGCCGCGCTTGCGATCGCCGCTAACCACACCGCGGCGACCCGCCGCGCCCGGCTCCGCCGCGCTTGCGATCGCCGCTAACCACACCGCGGCGACCCGCCGCGCCCGGCTCCGCCGCGCTTGCGATCGCCGCTAACCACACCGCGGCGACCCGCCGCGCCCGGCTCCGCCGCGCTTGCGATCGCCGCTAGGCCAGCCGGGTGACCTCCACCACGACGTCGAGGTCAGTCGCGCCCTCGCCCGAGTAGATCCCCTTCAGCGGGGACACGTCGGTGTAGTCGCGGCCGGCGCCCACGCTGACGTACTGCTCGCTGACCGAGGCGTTGTTGGTGGGGTCGTAGTCCCACCAGCCACCGGTCCAGGCCTCGATCCAGGCGTGGCTGCGCCCGTCGACGGTGTCGCCGACGACGGCGTCACGCTTCGGGTGCAGGTAACCCGAAACGTACCGCGCGGGAATTCCCATGCCACGCAACAACATCAGCGACAGGTGCACGAAGTCCTGGCAGACGCCCTTGCCTTCGTTCAGGGCGTCCAGCCCCGACGAGGCCACGCTGGTGGTGCCGGGCAGATAGTCCAGCTGCTCGCGCACCCAGTTGGCCGCCGCGACGACTGCTTCGGACGGCGTATGGGACTTGGCAATCTTCTTGCCCACTGACGCCACCTGTTTGCTCGCGGGGGTGTGCTCGGTGGGGCGCAGCAGTTCGTCGAACCGGTCGATCACGGCCTCGGACCGCAAATCGCTCCAGGTCGCCTCGGTGTCGGGTGCTTCCGGCTCCTCGGTCTCGACCACCGACGACGACGTGACCGTGAGGTCGGTGTGCGGGGCGTGCAGGTCGAACGCGGTGACGGCGGTGCCCCAGTAGTCGATGTAGCGATAGGAGCGGGTCGCGGGAATGGTCTCGACGCGGTTGAGGATGACGTTCTGCCGGGTGTTCGACCGCGGGGTCAGCCGGGCCTCGTTGTAGGAGGCCGTCACCGGCGACTGGTAGGCGTAGCCGGTGGTGTGCACGATCCGCAGCCGCCACATCAGCCGTCCCCCTGCCGGGTGACCAGCCGGCTGCGTTGGCCGGCGTCCGACCACGCCACCCATGGCGTGACGTGGAAGTACTGCAGCGACAACGCCTCCCCAACCTCGCGGCAGGTCCGCTGCAGGTCGGCCAGGCGGGTTTCCAACGACTCGAGCAGCACACCGGGTTCCACGAACTCCAGCTCGCTGCGGGCCCGGCCGAGCAACCGCTGCGCCTCCGCGGTGGACCCGACCCGGCTCTGCGGATTGTGCAGCAGTTCGTCGAGGCTGTGTTCGGCCAGCTTCAGCGAGTAGAACACCGACCGCGGGAACAGCCGGTCCAGCATCATGAACTCGACCACCCGGGCGGCGTCGAGCACGCCCCGGTAGGTCCGCAGATAGGTGTCGTGCGCCCCCGCCGAGCGCAACAGCGTGACCCATGCCGGCGACGACGCGCTGTCCCCGACCCGGGACAGCAGCAGCCGCACGGTCATGTCGACCCGTTCGATGGCGCGGCCCAACACCATGAAGCGGTACCCGTCGTCGCGGGACAGCGTCGAGTCGGCCAGCCCGGCAAACATCGCCGCCCGGCCCTCGATATAGGACAAAAACTCATGCGGCCCAAGGCGTTTGGCGGCACGCCAGCGTTCCGGCAGAGCGTTGTAGGTGGTGTTGAGGCACTCCCAGATCTCGCTGGAGGTCACCTCCCGCGCCGACTTCGCGTTCTCCCGGGCCGCCGTGATCGCGTCCACTATCGAGCAGCCGCCGGCCGTGTTAGTGCCGAAGGCCACCAAGTCGGTCAACGACCACACGTCCAGGTCGTGATCAGGCGGCTCGATGCCGAGCACCCGCAGCAACAGCCGGGACGCCTGGTCGGGGTCAACGCTGGAATCCTCGAGCAGTTGGTGCAGCGCCACGTCGAGGATCCGCGCCGTGTCGTCGGCGCGCTCGACGTAGCGGCCGATCCAGTACAGCGCCTCGGCGTTGCGGGCCAGCATCAGCGGACCACCTTCTGCTGCTGTTGTTGCTGGGTCTGCTCGTGCTGCGGCGGCTCGGTGGGCTGCGCCTGCTGCACCAGCCGCGGGACACCGTCCAGCGCCGGGTCGGGCATGGACTTCGGCAGCGATCGCACCACCTCGGCGGCTCCCAGCTCGCGGTCGCCGCCCGTCGCCCGCGGCGCCAGCACCCAGGTGTCCTTGGAACCACCGCCCTGGCTGGAATTGACCACCCGCGAGCCCTCGACCAGCGCGACGCGGGTCAGCCCGCCCGGCAGCACCCACACGTCGTCGCCGTCGTTGACCGCGAACGGCCGCAGGTCGACGTAGCGTGGCGCCAACCCACTCCCGACCTGAGTCGGCACGGTGGACAGCTCCATCATCGGCTGCGCGATCCAGCTGCGCGGATCGTCGCGGATCTTCTTGGCGACGGTGGCCAGCTCCTTCTCGGAGGCGTCCGGGCCGAACACAATGCCGTAGCCGCCAGAACCCTCGACCGGCTTGAGCACCAGCTCGTCGATGCGGTCCAGCACCTCTTCGCGTTCGTCGTCCAGCCAGCAGCGGTACGTCTCCACGTTGGCCAGCAGTGGCTTCTCGCCGAGGTAGTACTCGATCATGGTCGGCACGTAGGTGTACACCAACTTGTCGTCGCCGACGCCGTTGCCGATCGCGCTGGAGATCACGACGTTGCCCGCGCGGGCGGCGTTGACCAGGCCCGCCACGCCCAGGACCGAATCGGCCCGGAACTGCAGCGGGTCCAGGAAGGCGTCGTCGATGCGCCGGTAGATGACGTCGACCTGGCGCTCCCCCTCGGTGGTGCGCATGTACACC
This genomic window from Mycobacterium saskatchewanense contains:
- a CDS encoding ribonuclease Z, which translates into the protein MIEITLLGTGSPIPDPNRAGPSTLIRADGQVFLVDCGRGVLQRAAAIGVGAAGLSALLITHLHSDHIGDLGDFLITRWISTFAPDPAPLPIIGPPGTAETVEATLKAFGHDIGYRIAHHADLNEPPAVEVHEHTQGPVWDRDGVTIRVAPTDHRPVAPTIGFRIESGSSSVVLAGDTVPCSGLDGLARGADALVHTVIRKDILGSIPQQRVRDVCDYHSSVQEAAATAARAGVGTLVMTHYVPALVPGQEEQWRALAAHEFGGRIELGDDLHRVEV
- a CDS encoding transglutaminase family protein, which codes for MWRLRIVHTTGYAYQSPVTASYNEARLTPRSNTRQNVILNRVETIPATRSYRYIDYWGTAVTAFDLHAPHTDLTVTSSSVVETEEPEAPDTEATWSDLRSEAVIDRFDELLRPTEHTPASKQVASVGKKIAKSHTPSEAVVAAANWVREQLDYLPGTTSVASSGLDALNEGKGVCQDFVHLSLMLLRGMGIPARYVSGYLHPKRDAVVGDTVDGRSHAWIEAWTGGWWDYDPTNNASVSEQYVSVGAGRDYTDVSPLKGIYSGEGATDLDVVVEVTRLA
- a CDS encoding sensor domain-containing protein; its protein translation is MRTFRAVTALTVVAALTAGCGSVVDGTAKPAPNLKPQPITGATVRQVLLDDVTLSRMLNQPFVARNAPDVGGPEKLYHRDGDVVSPPDCLGVTAMLQRNVYSSADVRDVASESWWNNGEPAQVITVIEGVVSLPSAAAAQARFLQFADQWRKCNGTTTTEQTGPISTTNVISDVRVTDSVIAATNTATSTLPNMPPLRPTPQARAIGVRSNCLVEVEVVFFGERRTSDPGSATLDNSGIDVARAMMDKVSALG
- a CDS encoding CBS domain-containing protein produces the protein MRIADVLRNKGAAVATITPDAPVRDLLAGLAERNIGAMVVVGDDGVVGMVSERDVVRQLHAHGPDVLTHPVSQIMTATVATCTKSDTVDSLSALMTNNRVRHVPVLEGKQLIGIVSIGDVVKTRMEELEAEQQQLHSYITQG
- a CDS encoding alpha-E domain-containing protein, with product MLARNAEALYWIGRYVERADDTARILDVALHQLLEDSSVDPDQASRLLLRVLGIEPPDHDLDVWSLTDLVAFGTNTAGGCSIVDAITAARENAKSAREVTSSEIWECLNTTYNALPERWRAAKRLGPHEFLSYIEGRAAMFAGLADSTLSRDDGYRFMVLGRAIERVDMTVRLLLSRVGDSASSPAWVTLLRSAGAHDTYLRTYRGVLDAARVVEFMMLDRLFPRSVFYSLKLAEHSLDELLHNPQSRVGSTAEAQRLLGRARSELEFVEPGVLLESLETRLADLQRTCREVGEALSLQYFHVTPWVAWSDAGQRSRLVTRQGDG
- the lepA gene encoding translation elongation factor 4 — encoded protein: MPISSFADKTFTAPAQIRNFCIIAHIDHGKSTLADRMLQLTGVVDERSMRAQYLDRMDIERERGITIKAQNVRLPWTVSGGDDAGKEFVLHLIDTPGHVDFTYEVSRALEACEGAILLVDAAQGIEAQTLANLYLALDRDLTIIPVLNKIDLPAADPDRYAGEIAHIIGCEPDDVLRVSGKTGEGVGQLLDEVVRQVPPPQGDADAPTRAMIFDSVYDIYRGVVTYVRVVDGKIVPRERILMMSTGATHELLEVGIVSPEPKPSEGLGVGEVGYLITGVKDVRQSKVGDTVTTARNGAKEALTGYREPKPMVYSGLYPVDGSDYPDLRDALDKLQLNDAALTYEPETSVALGFGFRCGFLGLLHMEITRERLEREFDLDLISTSPNVVYRVIKEDGTEIVVTNPSDWPEGKVRSVYEPVVKVTVIAPSEFIGTIMELCQSRRGELGGMDYLSPERVELRYTMPLGEIIFDFFDSLKSRTRGYASLDYEEAGEQEADLVKVDILLQGEAVDAFSAIVHKDGASAYGNKMTTKLKELIPRQQFEVPVQAAIGSKIIARENIRAIRKDVLSKCYGGDITRKRKLLEKQKEGKKRMKTIGRVDVPQEAFVAALSTDAAGDKGKK
- a CDS encoding type II toxin-antitoxin system PemK/MazF family toxin — translated: MASAKKSQWKTFRRFAENLVVTGAPRLVRHLENSQTVLRELQQAVKITANVIAAAAPQPPAAVTAGRPVTSASFPTAQRARKLVYAPDLDGRADPGEVVWTWVVYEDDPTRGKDRPVLVVGRDRSVLLGLIMSSQERHAADPNWVGIGTGGWDYEGRESWVRLDRVLDVPEEGIRREGAIMDREVFDLVAARLRAEYSWR